CAGTTTTATATCTTTTTCATTAAGCTGTTTCACAAGATCATCAATAGACCTGTCAAACTCCTCATATGTAAGGATAAAGTATCTATGCTTCAAGATATCCTTGCCGTTTTCTGAAACAACATAATAGATATCTACAAGTTTCTCAACAACAGGTTTTGTGAACTTTACGTTTCCGACATTTATCTTTTTCATTTTACTCCCATTCTATAGTTCCTGGAGGTTTTGATGTTATGTCATAGACTACTCTGTTAACACCTTTTACCTCATTTATTATTCTTCTCATTATTCTGTCAAGAAGATCATAAGGAAGCCTTGCCCAGTCTGCAGTCATACCGTCTGTTGATTCAACGGCTCTGACAGCTATAACCTTTTCATATGTTCTGTAATCTCCCATCACACCTACAGTATGGATCGGAAGTAAAACCGCAAAAGACTGCCAAAGATCCCTGTATAGACCTGCTTTTTTTATCTCTTCCACAACGATCGCATCAGCCTCTCTCAGAATGTCTAAGTCTTTCTCATTCACCTCACCTATTATCCTGATCGCAAGACCGGGACCTGGAAAAGGCTGTCTGTATATTATCTCATCAGGAAGACCAAGCTCTTTCCCAAGTTCTCTAACCTCGTCTTTGAACAGCTCTCTTAGAGGTTCTATCAGCTTAAGGTTCATCTTTTCAGGCAGTCCCCCAACATTATGGTGGGTTTTTATTACGGCAGACGGTCCCTTAACAGAGACGCTCTCAATAACGTCAGGATAAAGTGTTCCCTGAACCAAAAACTCAACATCAGGAATTTTTCTTGCTTCCTCCTCAAATATCTCAATAAAAAGGTTTCCTATTATCTTTCTTTTTTTCTCAGGGTCTGTTATCCCTTTGAGGGCTTTTAAAAACCTTTCTTTTGCATCAACAACCACCAGAGGTATGTGAAAATGATCCCTGAATGTTTTTTCTACCTTTTCCCTTTCACCTTTTCTCAAAAGACCGTTATCAACAAAAATACATGTGAGGTTATCCCCAATAGCATTGTGAACCAATACAGCGGCAACAGAAGAGTCAACCCCCCCAGAAAGTGCGCATATGGCTTTTTTTCCGTCGACAAGCTGTTTTATTTCTTCCTCTTTTTCCTTAAGAAAGTTCCCCATAGTCCAGTCCTGAGAACATCCGCATATCCTGACCGCAAAGTTTTTCAGTATCTCTTTACCAAGATATGTGTGGGAGACCTCAGGGTGAAACTGAACTCCCCATATTCTTTTTTTCTTGTTTCTAATGGCTGCAAATGGGGCGTTGTACGTTCTTGCTATTGGTTCAAAGCCTTCAGGAAGTTTTGTAACCCTGTCCCCGTGAGACATCCATACGTGTATCTCTTTTGGAAGTCCGTAAAAAAGATCTTCATGATCAAGTATCTCCAGCTCTGCCCTTCCATACTCATGTCTTTCTGCTTTGACAACTTCCCCTCCAAAATGTTGGGTCAGCAGCTGAAGACCGTAGCATATACCAAGTATTGGAATGTTCAGATCAAATATTCTTTCGTCCGGTTTTGGAGCATCTGGGTGGTAAACAGATGCGGGTCCACCGGAAAGTATTATGCCTTTAGGTCTGTGTTTTTTTATCTCATCAATTGTTGCGTTGTAGGGCAGTATTTCGCTGTATATATGAAGTTCCCTTATCCTTCTGGCTATGAGCTGGGTATACTGGGAACCAAAATCAAGAATAACAATCCCTGTATGTTCCAAAACATTCCTCCTACCTGTTTAATACCTCTTCTAATTCTAACATCTGTTCAAGCTCATCTTCATAAAAAAATCTGTTCCCTTCGTAAGGTTCAAGTTCATCAAGCCACATTGCTTCTGGATTGTATTTTGCAAAAAACGGTCTTCCAACCCAGTCAGGATTTCTCCCCTGTAGGAAATCAAGGACTATGACCTTATCACCACCTATCTCTGATACTCCGAGAATTCTTACCTTACCTGGAGTTGCAGACATAGAGGGACCTTTAACAGTTCTTCCAATTCCGCTTACAGACTTAAATGCGTCCCTGAATATTTCCCATGCTCTTACAAGGGGAACGCCAAAATAATGCTGTGCTCCAGTATCCCTTGCCATAAACATATAATACGGAACCATGTTCATCTCAACCTGTTTTCCCCACATTTTTGCCCAGACCTGTGGGGAATCATTAATATGCCTCAGCACTGGAGATTGTGTTCTGATCACAGCACCGGTGGAAAGAATCCTGTCAACAGCCTCCTTAACTTCCTCTGTTTCAAGCTCTTGATAATGGTTAAAATGTGCCATGTATGCAAGGTGGTATCCAGCCTCTTTTATTTCTTTAAAAAGGTTTATCAGATCTTCAGCATCATCGTCTTTAGTAAATCTGTAGGGCCAGAAAGCAAGGGCTTTTGATCCAAATCTTATCGTTTTCAGATGAGGAATATCTGCCTCAAGGATAGGCTGTATATACTGCCTTAAGATTTTCGTTTTCATTATGAGGGGATCTCCACCTGTAAAAAGAAGGTCAGTTATTTCAGGGTGTGCCTTTATGTAATCAATTAAAACCTGAACCTCTTTCATAGCAAATTTAAGCTCATCTATACCAACAAACTGGGGCCATCTAAAGCAGAAAGAACAGTATGCGTGGCATGTTTGACCCTGTTTAGGGAAAAAAAGTATTGTTTCTTTATATTTGTGCTGGGCTCCGTGAAGTTTAACACCGTTTATCTGGGGTATGTTGTATTTTTGACCTGCCGGGTGAGGGTTCAGTTTCATTCTTATCTCATTTGCCTTCTGTTTTATGATCTCTTTCGGTGCATTTTCCCTTAAAAGAAAAGCTATTTCATTGTAGTCTTCCTCTTTCAGCATACCTTTCTGAGGGAAAGTAAGCCTGAAGATAGGGTCTTCAAGGGGATTATCCCAGTTTATCAGCTTTTCAACAACATAGTTGTTGGTCTTAAACGGAAAAACCTGTGCCACCACTTCTATGTCAAATCGTTCTTTCTCAGACAGCCTTTCTCTTATCTGTGGGATCTCTCTAAAGTTGTTAACTGTGTAACTTCTATACTTCATAGGCAGTAACCTCCGTATTTTATCACCGGAAGGTGAAAGGTTATTATAAATGAACTAACTTTTGTATGCAAACAGCCTGCCAAAAGCATATACTAATATATTATGGAGCTAAAAGTTAAAAATACCAGACTTGAGAATTTTTCAGATGAAAAAATAGATGATCTTATTGGCATACTTATGGACGCCTATCAAGAATATCCAGAGTATGGAGAAGCCAGTAGAAAACAGGCAAAAAGGTATATCAAATGGCTGAATAAACATTCAACATTTTTTAAGATACTTTATCACAATCATGAACCTGCAGGGTTTGTTGTTGGAGACAGCAACTGGATAGATCTTAAAGGGGAAAATGTAGGGGAAATTCACGAGCTTTCTGTTAAAAAAGAGTATTGGGGTAAAGGATACGGTGATTTTCTTTTAAATCAGGTTTTAAAACATTTTAAAGAAAAAGGGTTAAAAAAGGCTTCATTATGGGTCGGCGAAAAAAACAAAAGGGCTATAGATTTTTACAAAAAGCATGGGTTTAAGGAAACAGGTTTAAACTACTATGGCTGGTTAAGAATGGAAAAAAGGTTGTAAAGAACCTGATACATTAAATGTAAATCCTCAACAGATATGTTTTCCCTATCTGTATGGCAGTCCTGTAGACTGCAAAAGCCAAAAATCACACATTCAAGACCGGCTTTATGAAAGTTTGAAGCGTCTGTCCATGAAGGCATTATTCCTTCTTTCGGTTTTTCCCCAATAGCCTTTTCGTAAGATCTGCACACCAGGTTATATAAATTTCCCTTTTTAAAACTTAAAAACTCCTCAAAATCCTCCACTTCAAGTTCAACCTCATACTCAAATCTGTCAATCACATTTGATAACTTTGCCTCAATTTCAGAAATAAGCTCATTCTCAAAAACCTTGAACTCACACAGAAGTTGTGCTTTCTCAGGAACAGCATAGTAATCCCAACCGCTGATAAACTTTATTATGTTTACCGGTCTTTTTAACTCTTTTTCAATCATATCTATAACTTTGAAAGCCTCTTTTGATGGGTTTTTAAACCTCTCAAACTCTGATCCATGTGCCGAAGGAAGTTTTATTCTCAGGCTGAACTCATAAGATCCCATCTGTTTTGTACACACTTTACCGTAGGTTGGTTCAAGGACTACAGCAGATGTTATCCCGTCCAGAACTTCAACAAGCCTTTCAGACCCAAGAGCTGTGTTTTCCTCCTCATCAACAGTAAAAGCTATTGATACAGGAATATCCTTTTCAGGATTGTTTTTCTTAAAATCCTCAAGAGCTATTATTAGAGAAGCTATTAATCCCTTTGTATCGCATGCACCTCTGCCGTAAATCCTTCCGTTTTTTTCAACTGGAGAAAAGGGATTTTTCATACTTATAGGGGGAACAGTATCAACATGTGTGTTTATTAAAACAGGTTTTTCTGGGGATATGCTGTAGATATTGTAAAGATTTCTTTTTCCAACAAACTGATCATTAAAGTTGATAAAGGAAAGCCTGTTTTTGATATAACGGTTTATTCTGTCGCAATCTCTGTGGGAAGGTATAGAGACGAGATTGTAAAGCTCTTTTTTCAGTCTACTAATAAGATCTTTCTGCATACCTCTGCTCTTTCCAGGGATCTCCAAGAATGTGATAGCCCCTTTGCTCCCAGTAACCAGGTTGATCTTTATCCATAAACTGTATTTTATGAACAAACTTTGCACTTTTCCATGAATAAAGTTTAGGAACAATTAACCTTAAAGGATAGCCGTGATCTAAAGAAAGAGGCTTATCAAACAGTTTGTATGCGAAAATAACATCTTCATCAAAAAAGTACTCTATCGGAATGTTTGTAGTGTAACCATCAAGGGAATGCACCATTACAGACCTGACTGTTGGCTTAAGCCTAACAAGATTTTTTATCTGATCAACATGAAATCCTGTCCATTTTACATCAGGACAGCTCCATCTTGTAACACAGTGGAAATCTGCTATAAGCTCCACAGGTTCTAAGTCAATAATATCATTCCAGCTAAGTACTGCAGGCTCTTCAACCTCACCAAGAATGTGTAGTCTGTATTCAGAAAGATCTGTTTCAGGTGGTTCTGATATACCAAGCACATGAAGTCTGTTGCTCCAGAACTGTCCGGGAGGAAGCCTATCAGGTCTTTTGTTTATGGGACTTATGATTTTTCTCAATTCTGATTTCCGTTACATTTTGGACAGATGCCTGAGAAAATAACATCAAAGCTGTGAACCTGATAACCTTCTCTTCTCAGGTCGTTATAATCAACGGTAACTATCTGTGTGTTGTCAATGTCGTAAATACTATTACAGCTTATACATTTGAAATGGAAATGCTGATCAACTCTTCCATCAAATCTGCTCTGTTTTCCGTCGCTCAGCTCAAGGATAAGACCCTCATCTTTTAGTATTTTTAGATTTCTGTAAACTGTGCCAAGACTGATGTTAGGGATAACCTGTCTTGCTTTTTCGTATATCCAGTCAGCTGTAGGGTGAATATCTGTTGACCTGAGAATTTCAAGTATTACCTTTCTCTGTTGTGTATTCCTTCTTTTTACATTTTTTTCCATCTGCTGCCACCTTCATAATATTTTTATTTTTTATTAATAATTTCATTTATGTATTAACCTCATATTAAAAACTATGATTTAAACCATATACCAGTGAAAAACAAAAATTTGAATATTAATATTATATTATAAACTTTTTCTAAAATTCAATCTTAAATAATAACTATTATTATATAATTAAATATAACTACAATTAAGATGGTGTCATCATGAAAAAAGTCAAGATAGTGGCAACAATAGGACCAGCAACCTCATCTGAAGAGATGATTGAAAAATTGATAACAGCAGGGGTTGATGTTTTCAGATTTAATTTCTCACACGGAGATTACCAAACACACAGCAAGAACATGGAACGGATAAGAAAGGTTTCAAAACAGTTAGACAGGGAAGTTGCTGTTCTTCAGGATCTTTCTGGTCCAAAAATCAGAATAGGTGATGTTAAAGAGCCTTTTTATCTTCATTACGAAGATCAGATATGGATAGTTAAAGATCAGATAATAGGGGATAAAGAAAAAATAAGCCTGAACCACCCGGAGATCATAGATAAACTGAGAGAGGGAGATAGAATATACATATCAGACGGTATGATAAGGCTGAAAGTTATAAAAAAAACTAAGGACGGTGTTCTCACAACGGTTATTGTTGGCGGAATGATATCATCAAGAAAAGGGGTAAACTTTCCCAGCGTAAAAATAGACATACCGGCTTTAACAGAAAAAGATAGAGAAGACATAAAATTTGGTATTAAAATAGGGGTGGACATAGTTGCCCTATCATTTGTTAAGTCTGCAGATGAGGTAATCAGCACCAAAAAGTTTATCAGGAAAAATGGAGGAGATGCCCCTGTATTTGCAAAGATTGAAAAACATGAGGCTATAGATGATATAGATAACATTATAAGAGTGTCTGACGGAATAATGGTAGCAAGAGGAGATCTGGGTGTTGAGATAGACATGGAGAAGGTTCCTGTCCTCCAGAAAATGATAATATCAAAATGTAATGATGCAGGAAAGCCTGTTATTACAGCAACCCAGATGCTGACATCAATGCTAACTTCACCAAGACCTACAAGGGCTGAGGTGTCTGATATAGCAAACGCCGTCCTTGATGGAACTGATGCTGTGATGCTTTCTGACGAAACAGCTGTAGGGAAGTACCCTGTAGAGGCTGTTAAAGTGATGAAAAGAACAATACAGGAGACAGAAAATATATACCCCTTTTACAAAAACATGCCTGTTGATGGTGATGTTACAACAGCTGTAGCATCTGCTGGAAGCAGTCTTGCAAAGGATCTTAATGCCAGAGCGATAGTCTCTTTTACCAGATCAGGAAGAACAGCAATAAATGTGGCAAAGTTCAGACCAAAATGTGAGATACTGGGGATAACACATGACATTAAGACTTTCAGAAGACTGAACATAGTTTGGGGTGTTAGACCTTACATGATAATTGGGGAAAACCTGAACACAGATCAGATGCTAAAAGGTTTTGTTAAAAAAGCATACAAAGAAGATTTTACTGAAAATGATATAACAATCGCACTTCTCGGCTTTGTTGGAGGTGTAACAGGATCAACAAGCATAGTAAGGGTTTTGAGAAAAGAGGATATAAAACAGATTATCGGCGAATAAACTTTTTTCTTACCGCATCTGCAAAAAACAGTGCTGACTTTTCCTTTACTAAATAAGATGTTAGAAAGTATACAGATGCCCCTAATACTACACCTGCAAATACCTGCAGATAAATATTTGTCACCATTTTCTTTAAAATAAGAATGAAAATAATCATCACAATTCCAGAAAATGAAGTTTTTAAGAAAGTTTTAAAAAGCTCTACCACATCTATCTTAAATCTGGAAAAAAAGGTCAGATACAAAAATCCTGATATGCCTCCAGCTGAGGAAGCCAGTGCAAGTCCAAAAACGCCCCAGTCCAGTAAAAACCCAAAAATTAATGCCAGGATTATACTGACTAAAAGTCCAAAAACTGTTGAGTAAAGGGGGGTCTTTGTATCTCCCACAGAAAAAAATGCACTTTTTAAAGGTCTGGTAAGGGCATATCCAGTAAGACCTATAGAGTATCCAATCAGGGCAAGGTATGTCATTTCTGTATCAGAAGAAGAAAAACTTCCCCTCTGCAAAAGTGCTGTAATTATCTCTTTTCCAAGTATTATCATACCAAGAGTTGCAGGAACAGATATAAATACAGCGAACCTAAGTCCGGTATTAAGATCATTCATGAAGGCTGTTGTATTGTTTTCAGACCTGTGTTTTGACAGCGAAACAAGGAGGGCATTTCCAACACCGATAGCAAAAATCCCAATGGGAAGTTGAAATATCCTGTTGGCATAATAAAGATATGAGATCGCCCCACCAACAAGAAATGAGGCTATTACAGTATCAACAATAAAGGCAAACTGGCTGACGCCAAATGACGCAAAGGCAGGGATTAGCCTTTTGAATGTCTCTTTTATCTCAGGAAGAAGTCTGAAGGACAGATTTATTTTTATCCTTTCTTTTATCAAAAGGGGTATCTGGATTAAAACCTGAAGGACACCCCCAACAACAGCCCCAAATGCAAGAGAGTATATACCGTAATAAGGGGAAAGCATAAAAGCAAAAAATATAAAAGAAAGGTTCAAAACGGCTGGGGACACTGCAGGTATAAAAAATCTATCCTTTGTATTTAAAACCGCCATAAAAAAAGATACCCAACCAACAAGAATGAGATAAGGAAAAACTATTTTTAAAAGGGCAGAAGCCTCCTCAAGTGTTCCTTTTTCTGATAGACCCGGGGCAATTATTCCTACAATAAAATCTGAAAAAATAACAGCAAAAACAGTGATAACAGAGAGAACTAATGTATAGATTGAAAAAAGGGAAGATAGGTATCTTTTTGCATTATCCGGACTGTTTTTTGTCAAATCAGAAAATATCGGTATAAAAGCTGCGTTAAAACTTCCTTCAGCAATAAGCTGTCTTAAGGTGTTTGGTATTCTCCATGCAACAAAAAATGCATCTGTAAGGGGGTTCGCTCCAAATATATAGGCAACAGTTGCATCTCTAAGATAACCTAAAATCCTGCTGATAAGAGTGGCAACAGAAAAAAAGAAAGTGTTTTTCAAAAAATGTGATTTGCTCACCTTCCGCACCTTAATATCTTTGCGATTATCGGAACCACCCCTTCTCTAAGCATACCTATCTTTTTTGCAGCAATGTAAGACAGGTCTAACACCCTTCCCCTAACAAATGGTCCCCGGTCGTTTATTACTACCTTAACAGACTTTCCGTTTCTAAGGTTTTTTACAAGAAGAACTGTTCCAAAAGGGAGGTATCTGTGGGCTGCAGTATATCTGTACATGTTGTAAATCTCACCGCTTGCTGTTTTTCTTCTATGGAACTTTTTTCCATAAAATGAGGCTTTACCTTTTATGTAATCGGGACATTTTTCCCCTTGGTGTTTTACGCTACATGAAAAGAGCAGTAAAGGAATAATAAAAAGGATTATTTTCATTTCATTGAGTTGTTTATTTTTACCATAGAAGTTAAAAATATCCTTTTTCCTTTCTTAAAAACAGTCAGCCTTATGGTGTATTCCCCAGAAGGAACCTGCTCATTCTTAAAATCTTTTTGCTCCCAGCACCATTTTTTAGACTGGTGGGGTTTTATCTTTACTATAGACTGGGTAGCAACGGGAGAAAAAACAACCTTTTCAAACTGTTTATCTTCAAAAACAGCCCATGGAGCAGAGGAAGGCAGGTAAATATCTTCCTCAGAATTATTTTTCAGATAAAAGCAGATATTCTCAGATTTGTTGAAAAAATCCTTTTCAGGCTTAAATTCTATATCTCCTTTTGTTATACCTGCTGCTGCAAAAAAAGGTATAATTAAGATTAGCAAAAGATTTCTAAACATAGCTTTATCCCCTTTGTTTAGAATGTTTAATGTTTCTAAAAAATTTTATACAAATTTCATATCGTTTCAAGGAGAAAAAATGTTTAGAGTAGCTATTATAGGAAGACCGAATGTAGGCAAGTCTTCCTTATTCAACAGAATAATAGGGAAAAGAAAAGCAATTGTTGAGGACATACCGGGAGTTACAAGAGACAGAATTGTAGCTACAGCATTATGGAGAGGTACACCCTTTGAACTTGTAGATACCGGAGGATATGTTCAGGAAGATCAGGACAGGTTTGCCCCTTATTTGTTAGACCAGATACGGAAAGAACTTGAACTTTCTGATCTTTTTGTTTTTGTTGTTGACGGAAAAGAGGGAATTACACAAACAGACAGAGAGATAGCTGATATTTTAAGAAAAACTGACAAACCTGTTATAGTTGCCGTAAACAAAATAGATAATCCATCACAGGAAGATAGGGTGTATGAGTTTTATGAGCTTGGATTTGAAAAGGTCATTCCCGTTTCATCTATCCAGAGAACAGGTGTTGCTGAACTTCTTGATGAGATTGTTAAATATATACCAGAATACGAAATTGAGGCACAGAAAGAGGAGGAGAAAGAAGAAAAAGGGGTGATTAAAGTTGCTATAGTTGGAAAGCCAAACGCAGGCAAATCCTCACTCCTCAATGCGATACTGGGAGAGGAAAGGGCTGTTGTTTCAAACATTCCGGGAACAACGAGAGATGTTGTTGACACATTTTTTGAGTGGGAAGGAAATAGATTTCTTTTTCTTGACACGGCAGGGCTCAGAAAAAAATCCAGAATTGATTACGGGGTGGAATTTTTTAGCGTCGGCAGGACACTTGAAGCCTTGAAAAAAGCTGATGTTGTTGTCCATGTAATAGATGCAAAAGAAGGGGCAAC
This portion of the Persephonella sp. genome encodes:
- the guaA gene encoding glutamine-hydrolyzing GMP synthase — its product is MEHTGIVILDFGSQYTQLIARRIRELHIYSEILPYNATIDEIKKHRPKGIILSGGPASVYHPDAPKPDERIFDLNIPILGICYGLQLLTQHFGGEVVKAERHEYGRAELEILDHEDLFYGLPKEIHVWMSHGDRVTKLPEGFEPIARTYNAPFAAIRNKKKRIWGVQFHPEVSHTYLGKEILKNFAVRICGCSQDWTMGNFLKEKEEEIKQLVDGKKAICALSGGVDSSVAAVLVHNAIGDNLTCIFVDNGLLRKGEREKVEKTFRDHFHIPLVVVDAKERFLKALKGITDPEKKRKIIGNLFIEIFEEEARKIPDVEFLVQGTLYPDVIESVSVKGPSAVIKTHHNVGGLPEKMNLKLIEPLRELFKDEVRELGKELGLPDEIIYRQPFPGPGLAIRIIGEVNEKDLDILREADAIVVEEIKKAGLYRDLWQSFAVLLPIHTVGVMGDYRTYEKVIAVRAVESTDGMTADWARLPYDLLDRIMRRIINEVKGVNRVVYDITSKPPGTIEWE
- a CDS encoding lysine 2,3-aminomutase, whose translation is MKYRSYTVNNFREIPQIRERLSEKERFDIEVVAQVFPFKTNNYVVEKLINWDNPLEDPIFRLTFPQKGMLKEEDYNEIAFLLRENAPKEIIKQKANEIRMKLNPHPAGQKYNIPQINGVKLHGAQHKYKETILFFPKQGQTCHAYCSFCFRWPQFVGIDELKFAMKEVQVLIDYIKAHPEITDLLFTGGDPLIMKTKILRQYIQPILEADIPHLKTIRFGSKALAFWPYRFTKDDDAEDLINLFKEIKEAGYHLAYMAHFNHYQELETEEVKEAVDRILSTGAVIRTQSPVLRHINDSPQVWAKMWGKQVEMNMVPYYMFMARDTGAQHYFGVPLVRAWEIFRDAFKSVSGIGRTVKGPSMSATPGKVRILGVSEIGGDKVIVLDFLQGRNPDWVGRPFFAKYNPEAMWLDELEPYEGNRFFYEDELEQMLELEEVLNR
- a CDS encoding GNAT family N-acetyltransferase, coding for MELKVKNTRLENFSDEKIDDLIGILMDAYQEYPEYGEASRKQAKRYIKWLNKHSTFFKILYHNHEPAGFVVGDSNWIDLKGENVGEIHELSVKKEYWGKGYGDFLLNQVLKHFKEKGLKKASLWVGEKNKRAIDFYKKHGFKETGLNYYGWLRMEKRL
- a CDS encoding M20/M25/M40 family metallo-hydrolase, with protein sequence MQKDLISRLKKELYNLVSIPSHRDCDRINRYIKNRLSFINFNDQFVGKRNLYNIYSISPEKPVLINTHVDTVPPISMKNPFSPVEKNGRIYGRGACDTKGLIASLIIALEDFKKNNPEKDIPVSIAFTVDEEENTALGSERLVEVLDGITSAVVLEPTYGKVCTKQMGSYEFSLRIKLPSAHGSEFERFKNPSKEAFKVIDMIEKELKRPVNIIKFISGWDYYAVPEKAQLLCEFKVFENELISEIEAKLSNVIDRFEYEVELEVEDFEEFLSFKKGNLYNLVCRSYEKAIGEKPKEGIMPSWTDASNFHKAGLECVIFGFCSLQDCHTDRENISVEDLHLMYQVLYNLFSILNQP
- a CDS encoding molybdopterin-dependent oxidoreductase, whose protein sequence is MRKIISPINKRPDRLPPGQFWSNRLHVLGISEPPETDLSEYRLHILGEVEEPAVLSWNDIIDLEPVELIADFHCVTRWSCPDVKWTGFHVDQIKNLVRLKPTVRSVMVHSLDGYTTNIPIEYFFDEDVIFAYKLFDKPLSLDHGYPLRLIVPKLYSWKSAKFVHKIQFMDKDQPGYWEQRGYHILGDPWKEQRYAERSY
- a CDS encoding transcriptional repressor, with the translated sequence MEKNVKRRNTQQRKVILEILRSTDIHPTADWIYEKARQVIPNISLGTVYRNLKILKDEGLILELSDGKQSRFDGRVDQHFHFKCISCNSIYDIDNTQIVTVDYNDLRREGYQVHSFDVIFSGICPKCNGNQN
- the pyk gene encoding pyruvate kinase gives rise to the protein MKKVKIVATIGPATSSEEMIEKLITAGVDVFRFNFSHGDYQTHSKNMERIRKVSKQLDREVAVLQDLSGPKIRIGDVKEPFYLHYEDQIWIVKDQIIGDKEKISLNHPEIIDKLREGDRIYISDGMIRLKVIKKTKDGVLTTVIVGGMISSRKGVNFPSVKIDIPALTEKDREDIKFGIKIGVDIVALSFVKSADEVISTKKFIRKNGGDAPVFAKIEKHEAIDDIDNIIRVSDGIMVARGDLGVEIDMEKVPVLQKMIISKCNDAGKPVITATQMLTSMLTSPRPTRAEVSDIANAVLDGTDAVMLSDETAVGKYPVEAVKVMKRTIQETENIYPFYKNMPVDGDVTTAVASAGSSLAKDLNARAIVSFTRSGRTAINVAKFRPKCEILGITHDIKTFRRLNIVWGVRPYMIIGENLNTDQMLKGFVKKAYKEDFTENDITIALLGFVGGVTGSTSIVRVLRKEDIKQIIGE
- the murJ gene encoding murein biosynthesis integral membrane protein MurJ yields the protein MKNTFFFSVATLISRILGYLRDATVAYIFGANPLTDAFFVAWRIPNTLRQLIAEGSFNAAFIPIFSDLTKNSPDNAKRYLSSLFSIYTLVLSVITVFAVIFSDFIVGIIAPGLSEKGTLEEASALLKIVFPYLILVGWVSFFMAVLNTKDRFFIPAVSPAVLNLSFIFFAFMLSPYYGIYSLAFGAVVGGVLQVLIQIPLLIKERIKINLSFRLLPEIKETFKRLIPAFASFGVSQFAFIVDTVIASFLVGGAISYLYYANRIFQLPIGIFAIGVGNALLVSLSKHRSENNTTAFMNDLNTGLRFAVFISVPATLGMIILGKEIITALLQRGSFSSSDTEMTYLALIGYSIGLTGYALTRPLKSAFFSVGDTKTPLYSTVFGLLVSIILALIFGFLLDWGVFGLALASSAGGISGFLYLTFFSRFKIDVVELFKTFLKTSFSGIVMIIFILILKKMVTNIYLQVFAGVVLGASVYFLTSYLVKEKSALFFADAVRKKFIRR
- a CDS encoding septal ring lytic transglycosylase RlpA family protein; protein product: MKIILFIIPLLLFSCSVKHQGEKCPDYIKGKASFYGKKFHRRKTASGEIYNMYRYTAAHRYLPFGTVLLVKNLRNGKSVKVVINDRGPFVRGRVLDLSYIAAKKIGMLREGVVPIIAKILRCGR
- the der gene encoding ribosome biogenesis GTPase Der; this translates as MFRVAIIGRPNVGKSSLFNRIIGKRKAIVEDIPGVTRDRIVATALWRGTPFELVDTGGYVQEDQDRFAPYLLDQIRKELELSDLFVFVVDGKEGITQTDREIADILRKTDKPVIVAVNKIDNPSQEDRVYEFYELGFEKVIPVSSIQRTGVAELLDEIVKYIPEYEIEAQKEEEKEEKGVIKVAIVGKPNAGKSSLLNAILGEERAVVSNIPGTTRDVVDTFFEWEGNRFLFLDTAGLRKKSRIDYGVEFFSVGRTLEALKKADVVVHVIDAKEGATEQDTKIAHLIQKYTKPAVIVINKIDTVPQKKEVLNRIKNQVKEKLYFIPYAPVIFVSATQRKGIKQLLQEIIDVYNQAWKRVGTGQLNRAVKQILSLRHPPSFRGKSLKIYYGTQLEGKPPCFLLFVNYPEGFKESYIRFLENNLRQILGFEKAPIKLIFRARESRYQKEG